From the Thermococcus sp. M36 genome, the window ATGAAGAGTTCGAGCCGGAGATGTACTCATTCCACGTCACAAAAGCCAGAGGAATGGAAAAGCTAAAGGTAAAGAAGATCAGCCCCTGAACCTGGGCCTCCTGCTGAGGAGGAGCGGTAGAGGCCTCGGCTTGTAGGGGAACCCCTCGGTCTGAGTCTTTATCTCTTTGATCAGATCCTCGAGCTGCATCTCCATCTGTCTTCCGTCGGCCCTCCTCCTGACCGTTACGGTGTTCTGCTCCTTCTCGTTCCTACCCACAACTATGACGTAGGGTATCCACTCCTTCTCGGCCTTCCTTATCTTCTTGTTGAGCCTGTCGCCGGTGTCGTCGACGTCAACCCTTATCTTCGCCCCTTCAAGCTTCCCCGCCACGTAGAGGGCATAGTCGAGAACCTCATCGCTGACCGGAATTACGCGAACCTGTATCGGACTGAGCCAGAGCGGGAACATCGGCTTTATTCCCTTTGCCTGCAGCTTTGCCTGCTTCTCAAGTACGGCGTACATGACCCTCTCGATAGCACCGCTCGGGGAGCAGTGCAGTATGAGCGGGTGCCGCTCCTTGCCTTCCTCGTCGTAATAGGTTATGCCGAAGCGCTCGGCGTTCTCGACGTCAATCTGGACGGTGCTCAGGGCAGCGGCCTTGTCGAGGTTGTCCACGAAGTTGAACTCGAACTTGAGGATGAAGTAGAAGAACCTCTGCTTCCACATCTCTATGAGAACAGGCTTGCCGATGATCCTCACGAGCTCGACTATGAAGTCCCTGTTTTCGTTCCAGAAGTCCTCCGTGAACCTTATTGCGACTTCGTAATCATCGGGTGTGAGGCCTATACCCCTGAGCACTTCCATGCTCAGCTTGTACTGCTTCTTAAACTCGTCCATGGCCTGCCTCAAATCGCGGGCGACGGTGTGCATATCAGGCATCGTGAATGCCCTGAGCCTCCTGAGTCCTGAAAGCTCACCGCTCTTCTCGCGCCTGAAGGAGTATCTCGTAAGCTCGTACATCCTGAGTGGCAGATTGCGGTAGCTTATAGTGGCGTCCTTCTTGATGAGGAACTGGCCGAAGCAGGCGGCAAAGCGGAGGAAGAACTTCTTGTCGCCGCTCTTCACTATGTACTGCCTCGCTGGGAAGCGGTTGAGGTACTTCTCAAGCGCCGGGTGCTCGAAGTCGTACATAATGGGGGTCTCAACTTCCATGGCCCCGTACTCAACGACCTTCTCCGTCACGTACTGTTCAAGCAGGCCCTTAATGAGGCGGCCCTTTGGATAGTAGCGGAGGTTCCCGCCGTCGCTTCCAGGCTCGTAGTCCACGAGCTCCTGCTCAAGCATTATCCTGACGTGAGGAGGCTCACGGTCGGCGGCCCGGTTCTTGCTTATCTCGTAGTTGGCGAACTTCCTCAGGTTCTCGTGGCCGGTAAAATCGAACTTGTCGACCTCAATCAGCTCGCCTTCTGGGGTGAGTATGTACCAGTAGCTCTTGAGCTCCTCCTCCTTTTCGAGGGCGATGTTGCGCTCCTCCCTGCTCACTGCCTCGCCGCTCGGCACCACAGTCCTGCTCAGCTCGGCCAGCGGGTGACCTTTGCAGCTCAGCTTAAAGGCCTTGTAGTAGCCGAAGGGGGCCCTTTTAACCTCAAAGCCTTCCTCCTTAAGGCGCTCTTCTATCCTCTGGAGAACCTTGAGTGCAACGTCGGGCTTCGCCAGCTCGCTGCTCAGGTGAGCGAAGGGGTAAACGAATACACGGTTGGCCTTTACCTGTGATGCAACGTCCTTAATCTCGACTACCGCCTTTTCCACGACCTCATCTGGGTTCGCCTCGTCAACCTTTTCAACGCTCATGAAGACCGCCAGAACCTCCTCAAGGCGCCCCTGCTTCTTCTCTTCGTCAATAGGCTCCGGGTTCTTGAGGGCCTTGCCCCTGACCTCGTACTCCAAATAGTCGCTGTGTATCAGAAGCATTCTCATCCTTGACCACCACCCTATGGCTCAATAGGAATTACTAAAACTTTTCCCCGGAGATTTATAAATCCTCCCGCCCGAGCCAAAGGCTTAAAAAATCCCCGCCCGAACTTCCATGGAGGTGGGAGGATGGATGAAAAGAAGTCCGCGAAAAACGGTGACCTTGTCATTCCCGGCGACTATCTCGGTGTCATCGAAGAGTACCTGCCCGGTGAGGGTGTTAAAGAGGAAAACGGAGAGCTGTACGCCATACGCGCCGGGAGGGTTGTAATCGACCAGGAGAGGATGGAAATAAGCGTCGAACCCATCACAAACACGCCCCCTCTCCCCCAGGTCGGCGATGTTGTCATAGCTAGGGTGATAGAGGTAAAACCCCAGGCCGCAATAGTCCAGCTGGTTAAAATCGAGGGCAGGGAGGACAGGGAAATAGCGACTTCCAAGCTCGCAGGAATACACATCTCCCAAGTGCGAGATGGGTACGTAGAGGGTATGAGCAGCGAGTTCAAAATCGGCGACGTAGTACGGGCTAGGGTCATAGCGAACGAGAAGAGTCCAATACAGCTGTCAACCAAAGGACACGACCTGGGCGTTATATATGCCCTCTGCTCCCGCTGCAGAACGCCCCTGGTGAGGAGGGGCAACAGGCTGATCTGCCCGCGCTGCGGCCACATCGAAACGAGAAAGCTGTCCTCCTTCTACAGACGGATGAAGGTGTGAGCATGGCGAGGGCGAAGAAGGTAATAACCATCCACGTCCGCGACGACAGGGAAAAGGAGGAGTTCCTGAAAGAGATCCAGAGGCTCCGGCTCCCGGCGTTCATATACGTCCACGGAAAGCTGGATGACTTAAAAATAAACATCCAGGGCACCAAGGACGATATTAGGGAAGCCGTTAGGAAGATCAGGGAGATCCACAGTAGGGTAAGGGCAAAGCTGTACCCGGACAGGAGGGGCCTCTACCGGTATTCCATAGACGACCTCATGAGAGAGGCCAAGACCAGCGTTTCAACGCCTGTGCTCCTGAAGGCTCTTGAGCTGATGGGAGAAACTGCGGAGCTGAAAGAAGGGGAGCTAGTAACCTCAATGCCTTGGGAGGAAATAGTGGCGCTGACGAACAGGCTTGGCGGCCACCTTTCAGACATAGCACTTCAGACTACTAGGCAGATAAGAGAGGTCGTCCTGCCGGTAGCTGTGGCCTACGACCTCGATCCGGGAGAAGTAATTGACATGCTGGTGGACATCGGGGCCGCTGAGTGGAAGGAGGATAAGTTTAAATACGAACTGGTGAAGAACAAGGAGCAGGCGCTGGAGATGCTGCTCAAGCACTTAGAGGGTGAGGAAAATGAAGATTGAGGTCATCAAGCGTGAGGAAAACGTCCTTGAGTTCTACCTTGAGGGAGAGGATCACACCTTCGCCAACCTGCTCAACGAGGTGCTCCACGAGAACAAGCACGTGACCTTCGCGGGCTACACCATCGAGCACCCGGTCCTCATGGCCAGGAAGCCGAAGTTCAGGGTTGTAACTGACGGGGAGGTAACCCCAGAAAAGGCTCTAGAAGAGGCCGCACAGAAGATATTCGACAGGGCCAGGGCAGTCCTTGAGGCATGGAAGGCCGCCATTAAGGAGTAGCGCCCAGTCCCGGGGTTCTTCTCTTTTCTCACATGGAGGCCGTAGCATCATGCAATACGGGAAGGACTTCACGGATAAGGGGCTCGCAAAGTTCGGAGACTCACTGGTGAACTTCGTCTTCTCGCTGGCACTCAGTGAATACCTTGGGAGACCTACTGGGGAGAGGGTTCCAAACGCGTCGCTGAGCATAGCGCTTGAGCTCGCAGGACTGAGGCACGTTATTCCGCCGAGAACGGACAAGCACGGAAAGGGCGACATAGCGGAGGCAATCTTTGCCTACGCATGGCTGGAGGGGAGGATAACGGTTGAAGAAGCCGTCGAGATTTTGAGGGAGAACTTCACGGAAGACGTTACGCACTTCTCAAGAAGAAAGGAAGCGATAGGCAAGGCCTTCGCCAAGGTTTTCAAAGTAATAGGGGAGAGGTTGGGGTTATAGCACGACAACGTGGCCCTGTACGCACGATCCTCAAAGTCAAAGTAAATGTCATCACACTCTAACCCCACCTGCTCCAACTCTATTCCACTTGTTGGATTCACTTACACTTTCACCTCACTCCAGTGTTATTCTCCTGTCCCGTTTGGTTCTCTGCCATAGTTAAAAACTAGAAGCTAATCTGAAGGACACCTAGCTACCACTTGGTTGTGTTCGATTATCATCTGGTCTTTTTATAGTATTGTATGAATTCCTAAGCCTGTGGAAACATCCCACAACGCTCCAAGGGAGAGAGCGAGAGTTATATTATCT encodes:
- a CDS encoding threonine--tRNA ligase, whose amino-acid sequence is MRMLLIHSDYLEYEVRGKALKNPEPIDEEKKQGRLEEVLAVFMSVEKVDEANPDEVVEKAVVEIKDVASQVKANRVFVYPFAHLSSELAKPDVALKVLQRIEERLKEEGFEVKRAPFGYYKAFKLSCKGHPLAELSRTVVPSGEAVSREERNIALEKEEELKSYWYILTPEGELIEVDKFDFTGHENLRKFANYEISKNRAADREPPHVRIMLEQELVDYEPGSDGGNLRYYPKGRLIKGLLEQYVTEKVVEYGAMEVETPIMYDFEHPALEKYLNRFPARQYIVKSGDKKFFLRFAACFGQFLIKKDATISYRNLPLRMYELTRYSFRREKSGELSGLRRLRAFTMPDMHTVARDLRQAMDEFKKQYKLSMEVLRGIGLTPDDYEVAIRFTEDFWNENRDFIVELVRIIGKPVLIEMWKQRFFYFILKFEFNFVDNLDKAAALSTVQIDVENAERFGITYYDEEGKERHPLILHCSPSGAIERVMYAVLEKQAKLQAKGIKPMFPLWLSPIQVRVIPVSDEVLDYALYVAGKLEGAKIRVDVDDTGDRLNKKIRKAEKEWIPYVIVVGRNEKEQNTVTVRRRADGRQMEMQLEDLIKEIKTQTEGFPYKPRPLPLLLSRRPRFRG
- a CDS encoding DNA-directed RNA polymerase subunit L; the encoded protein is MKIEVIKREENVLEFYLEGEDHTFANLLNEVLHENKHVTFAGYTIEHPVLMARKPKFRVVTDGEVTPEKALEEAAQKIFDRARAVLEAWKAAIKE
- a CDS encoding DUF2067 family protein: MARAKKVITIHVRDDREKEEFLKEIQRLRLPAFIYVHGKLDDLKINIQGTKDDIREAVRKIREIHSRVRAKLYPDRRGLYRYSIDDLMREAKTSVSTPVLLKALELMGETAELKEGELVTSMPWEEIVALTNRLGGHLSDIALQTTRQIREVVLPVAVAYDLDPGEVIDMLVDIGAAEWKEDKFKYELVKNKEQALEMLLKHLEGEENED
- a CDS encoding ribonuclease III family protein; amino-acid sequence: MQYGKDFTDKGLAKFGDSLVNFVFSLALSEYLGRPTGERVPNASLSIALELAGLRHVIPPRTDKHGKGDIAEAIFAYAWLEGRITVEEAVEILRENFTEDVTHFSRRKEAIGKAFAKVFKVIGERLGL
- a CDS encoding exosome complex RNA-binding protein Csl4 — encoded protein: MDEKKSAKNGDLVIPGDYLGVIEEYLPGEGVKEENGELYAIRAGRVVIDQERMEISVEPITNTPPLPQVGDVVIARVIEVKPQAAIVQLVKIEGREDREIATSKLAGIHISQVRDGYVEGMSSEFKIGDVVRARVIANEKSPIQLSTKGHDLGVIYALCSRCRTPLVRRGNRLICPRCGHIETRKLSSFYRRMKV